One region of Flavobacterium sp. GSB-24 genomic DNA includes:
- the rluF gene encoding 23S rRNA pseudouridine(2604) synthase RluF produces the protein MEENLKRLNKFIGETGYCSRREADKLIEEGRVTINGAVPEMGTKVSPNDEVRIDGKLIVEKHEKLVYLAFNKPVGIECTTNLEVKNNIVDYINYPKRIFPIGRLDKASEGLIFMTNDGDIVNKILRARNNHEKEYTVTVDRPITDRFIQRMGNGVPILDTVTKKCKVEQISKYTFKIILTQGLNRQIRRMAEYLGYEVTALKRIRIINISLDVPVGRYRDLTDEEIKELNQLIEPSSKTEEASFPKVENLNKNLNQSSNQNSSRRTTFISKHDPRFKKRGDN, from the coding sequence ATGGAAGAAAATCTAAAACGTCTTAATAAATTTATTGGCGAAACGGGCTATTGTTCTCGTCGTGAAGCCGATAAATTAATCGAAGAAGGACGCGTAACAATAAATGGCGCTGTGCCAGAAATGGGGACTAAAGTTTCTCCAAATGACGAAGTACGTATTGACGGCAAACTAATTGTCGAAAAACATGAAAAATTGGTTTATCTGGCATTTAATAAACCTGTTGGAATTGAGTGTACAACCAATCTTGAAGTTAAAAATAATATCGTAGACTATATTAATTACCCGAAACGTATTTTTCCAATCGGGAGATTGGATAAAGCCAGTGAGGGATTAATTTTTATGACCAATGATGGTGATATCGTCAACAAAATTCTACGCGCCAGAAACAATCACGAAAAGGAATATACCGTTACTGTCGACAGACCTATTACAGATCGTTTTATTCAGCGTATGGGAAATGGTGTTCCGATTCTAGATACGGTTACCAAAAAATGTAAAGTAGAACAGATTAGCAAGTATACCTTTAAAATCATTTTAACGCAGGGATTAAACCGTCAAATTAGAAGAATGGCAGAATATCTCGGTTACGAAGTAACGGCGCTTAAACGTATCCGAATTATCAATATTTCTTTAGATGTTCCTGTCGGGCGTTACCGCGATTTAACTGATGAGGAAATAAAAGAATTAAATCAGTTAATCGAGCCTTCCAGTAAAACTGAAGAAGCAAGTTTTCCTAAAGTGGAAAACCTGAATAAAAATTTAAATCAAAGTTCAAATCAAAATTCAAGTCGAAGAACAACGTTTATTTCTAAGCATGATCCTCGATTTAAAAAAAGAGGAGATAATTAA
- a CDS encoding DUF4173 domain-containing protein: MKKHQIILACTAVFILLFYNESVGINISIFGVVLTLLISYFFQEKFVDRSHLVLVMTSILSCFAFAWYGDVASFFALALSILFLQFKTQDGELKMIQVFPLIVLNGFTSIGRIFIFKQWLPERKIHNDFAKKLVAFVLIPVIFLGLFFIVYSFGSDHFSSLFTDYELDINLPQLIAMCILGFYISFSFWNYWVPDVCYEYNPKLNNDFTNISEVKNQSTFSFLDLDFERKSGEITLVLLNIMLLVFIGTYNYEQFFEVVEKTNLSSDIHERVNAVIFSILMAVGVILFYFKGGFNFDEKASSLKKLAKFWITLNVILIISAIIKNSEYVSFYGLTYKRLGVYAFLILAIIGLVVSLQKIRNQKTNAYLFNQMIWYFYGTILLCSYVNWGSLITNYNISVNKGVEPVFLSGLNFNDDARREYLRKNNLDGKYAEAVREELISNYQNANFLSKALYYEFLNEKNK, from the coding sequence ATGAAAAAACATCAAATTATCTTAGCTTGTACAGCAGTTTTTATACTGCTTTTTTACAACGAATCTGTTGGAATCAATATTTCTATTTTCGGTGTAGTTCTTACGCTCTTGATTAGTTATTTCTTTCAGGAAAAGTTTGTCGACAGATCACATTTAGTTCTTGTAATGACGTCTATCTTGTCTTGTTTCGCCTTTGCATGGTACGGGGATGTAGCGTCATTTTTTGCTTTAGCTTTATCAATCCTCTTTTTACAATTCAAAACCCAAGATGGAGAACTTAAAATGATTCAGGTTTTCCCTCTAATAGTCTTAAACGGATTTACTTCTATTGGCCGAATTTTTATCTTTAAGCAATGGCTTCCAGAAAGAAAAATCCATAATGATTTTGCTAAAAAACTAGTTGCCTTTGTTCTTATTCCAGTGATCTTCTTAGGATTGTTTTTTATTGTTTATTCTTTTGGAAGTGATCATTTCTCTTCATTATTTACAGATTATGAATTAGACATTAATTTACCACAATTAATTGCAATGTGCATTTTGGGATTTTATATCTCGTTCAGTTTTTGGAATTATTGGGTGCCCGATGTTTGTTACGAGTACAATCCAAAATTAAATAATGATTTTACCAATATTTCTGAAGTAAAAAATCAAAGCACATTTTCGTTTCTAGATCTTGATTTTGAGAGAAAAAGCGGTGAAATCACATTGGTTTTATTGAATATCATGCTTTTGGTTTTTATTGGAACTTACAATTATGAGCAATTTTTTGAAGTGGTGGAAAAGACAAATTTAAGTTCAGATATACATGAGCGTGTAAATGCAGTGATCTTTTCAATTCTTATGGCTGTTGGCGTAATTTTGTTTTACTTTAAGGGTGGTTTTAACTTTGATGAGAAAGCCTCTTCTCTGAAAAAATTAGCAAAATTTTGGATTACCTTAAATGTGATTTTAATTATAAGTGCCATTATCAAAAACTCAGAATACGTTTCTTTCTATGGCCTAACTTATAAGAGACTGGGAGTTTATGCTTTTCTAATTTTGGCAATTATTGGATTAGTTGTTTCACTTCAAAAAATTCGCAATCAGAAAACGAATGCTTACCTTTTCAATCAAATGATTTGGTATTTCTATGGAACAATTCTGTTATGCAGTTATGTAAATTGGGGAAGTCTCATTACAAACTATAATATTTCTGTAAACAAAGGAGTAGAGCCCGTTTTTTTAAGCGGATTAAATTTTAATGACGATGCGCGACGCGAATATCTTAGAAAAAATAATTTAGATGGAAAATATGCAGAAGCAGTAAGAGAAGAATTGATTTCAAATTATCAAAATGCAAACTTTTTATCTAAAGCTTTGTATTATGAGTTTTTGAATGAAAAGAATAAGTAA
- a CDS encoding transcriptional regulator: MGIIDKLNKDFESRVRLGIMSVLMVNDWVDFTEMKTLLNITDGNLASHSSALEKAGYIEVKKEFVGKKPKTSYQVTDLGRAAFKEHLSYLEKLMKS; encoded by the coding sequence ATGGGAATTATTGATAAACTAAATAAAGATTTTGAAAGCCGTGTCAGACTGGGTATTATGTCCGTTTTGATGGTTAACGACTGGGTAGATTTTACCGAGATGAAGACACTTTTAAATATCACTGATGGTAATTTAGCGAGTCATTCCTCTGCTCTTGAAAAAGCGGGTTATATAGAAGTAAAAAAAGAATTTGTTGGCAAAAAGCCCAAAACATCCTATCAAGTGACAGATTTAGGGCGCGCTGCCTTTAAAGAGCATTTATCTTACCTTGAAAAATTAATGAAATCATAA
- a CDS encoding magnesium transporter CorA family protein encodes MKAFYTNNNGLIEIPKWTSNCWIHIESPTETEKNYLLEELQIPEAFYNDIEDIDERPRIEVEDGWTLIIMRIPIKSGDIKIPFHTVPLGIIFKDDICVTISFYKTEIIKDFVAYSQRKNIEIEDNFNLVLRLLLSSSVWYLKYLKQINQKIKLAEDNLEKSIKNEELQALLQIEKCFVFFITSLKANDVLFQRIKNLKAHKANYDPELLEDVEIELNQAQDTANIYNNILTGMMDAYASVISNNMNNIMKQMTSISIILMIPTLIASLYGMNVPNGLEESKYGIWILLLVSIILSSFGVFLFKRRRWF; translated from the coding sequence ATGAAAGCCTTTTACACAAACAACAACGGATTGATCGAAATCCCAAAATGGACTTCTAATTGCTGGATTCATATCGAATCTCCAACAGAAACAGAAAAAAACTACTTACTAGAAGAACTTCAAATTCCCGAAGCATTTTATAATGATATTGAAGATATCGACGAAAGACCTCGTATAGAAGTCGAAGATGGCTGGACATTGATAATCATGCGAATCCCCATTAAAAGTGGTGATATCAAAATACCTTTTCATACAGTGCCTCTCGGAATAATTTTTAAAGACGATATCTGTGTCACAATCAGCTTTTATAAAACAGAAATAATAAAAGATTTCGTTGCTTATTCGCAACGTAAAAACATCGAAATCGAAGATAATTTCAATTTGGTGCTAAGATTACTTTTATCATCAAGCGTTTGGTACTTAAAATATCTGAAACAAATCAATCAAAAAATAAAATTGGCAGAAGATAATTTAGAGAAATCTATTAAAAACGAAGAATTACAGGCCCTGCTTCAAATCGAAAAATGTTTTGTATTCTTTATAACCTCTTTAAAAGCAAATGACGTTTTATTTCAAAGAATTAAAAATCTAAAAGCCCACAAAGCCAATTACGATCCTGAATTACTAGAAGATGTCGAAATCGAATTAAATCAGGCGCAGGATACGGCCAATATTTACAACAACATCCTAACTGGAATGATGGACGCTTATGCTTCGGTTATTTCAAATAACATGAACAATATCATGAAGCAGATGACCTCCATTTCGATCATATTAATGATTCCAACCCTAATCGCCAGTTTGTACGGAATGAACGTGCCAAACGGATTAGAAGAAAGCAAATACGGAATCTGGATTCTGCTTTTAGTTTCCATTATTTTATCTTCTTTCGGAGTGTTTTTATTCAAAAGAAGAAGATGGTTTTAA